TAGAGGTTGGCAGCGACCACGTTGTTCGCGCTCACGCGACGCAGAATGACCGGAATGCCGGCGACATCGAACTTCGAAGTGAGCGTATCGGTCGGCGAGGTAATCGCCGGCGAGAGCTCCGCAGGCTTTGCTGGCGCTGCCTTCGCCGGAGCTTTCGCCACCGGCTTCTTCACCGCCCCCTGCCCCGACAATGGCGCCGCCGTCAGCATCATCACCCCCCCCGCCAGCAGTACCCCCCCCCCCCCATACCCCCGACTCCATTCTGTTTTTTCACGGCCTCACCACTGGACGCAGCGCAGGCGCGAGCAGTTCCTTTTCCGTGAGCCCGATCGAGCGACGCGCGTCACTGGACAGCAGCACGCTGGTCACGCGCGGCTTTCCCGCGATGTACGTGGTGGTGTATCGCAGGAGATCCGTGATGCGCTGCTGAGCCATGGTGTCCGTGTAGCCGATGAAGTAGTCGAGGTTGGAGACGCTCCACCAGAAGCCGATGGTGTGCGCGATTTCCGAGGCCTTTTCGATGCCGAACGCACTCGACACGGTCCGCTGGGCCTTCACCGCTTCCAGTTCGCGTGTGGTCACGTACGTGGGATCGGTGAAGCGCGCGATCTCGCGTTCCAACGCGGCCATCGCGGCGCGGTACTTGTCGGGCGTGGTCTGTCCGCTGATGGAAATCGGACCGGTCTGATTCAACGTGTAATAGTTCACCCCGACGCCCTGCCACAGTCCGGTGTCCACCAGATTTTTCTGGAACGTCGATCCCGGCGTATTCAGGACGTCGCTGAACACATCCGCCGCGAACGTGGCGCCGGGATCCTTACCGACACTCGGGCCCTGCCACTGAATGAGCACGGCGACGGCGTTGATCGGTTCTTCGCTGATGTGCGCCTTGTTGCCGTCGAGCGCGGGAATGGGCGGAATGGGATCGGCCTTGAACGGATCCTCACCGCGCGGCCAGGCACCAAAGACCTGTTCGGCCAGCACGAACACCTTCTCCGGATCCACATCACCGGTCACAATCAGCGCGCTGTTGTTCGGCACATAGTACTTGCGCTGAATCTCGCGCATTTGCGCCGGTGTCACATTGGCGATGACCGTGCGATCGCCGATCGTGTTCTTCCGGCTGAACTGCCCGGGATAGAGCAACTCCGTGGCTTTCTGCTGAAACGCAAAACCGGGCTGCGCTTCGTTGCGATCGTATTCGCCCAGCACGACTTCTTTTTCGCGCTTCAATTCGTCGTCGCGAAAGCTCGGATTGACCAGCGCACTGGCCAAGAACCGCAGTCCACCGGCGACCGAGTCGGCGGGCAACGTGAGGAAGTAGTTCACACGTTCTTCCTGCGTCGTGCCGTTGAACACGGCACCCAGCTCAGCGGCGCGATCGTTGAAGGCCTCGGCGTCGGGCAGGTCCTTGTTGGCCTTGAAGAACATGTGTTCGTACATGTGCGCCAGGCCGGCGTACTCGGGGCTCTGCGTGAACGCGCCGTTGCGGACGTCGATCTCCAGTGTCGCAATCGGCACGCCGTGGTTCTCCACGACGATCACTTCCATACCGTTCGTGAGCACCTTCCGGCGCACCACCTTGGCCAGCTCAGCGCGGGACTGCGCCGGCAGCAGCTGCGGCGTGGCCGCGGGAATGGCCACCGCGAGCAGGGCGGCGATAAACAAATGCCGGAGGTCAGGCCGGGCGCCGAACGGTGCGGGCATGCGACGTGTGAAGAGGAAGGGATGATCGGTGGTGTAGCACGAACGATGGCGCACAGACCCGCTGCGGGGAATCTTTCGGAATGACTCCCGCCCAGATCGCCGACGCCCTTGTCGCGGCATCCGCGTCCGAATCGACGCCGCTCGATCGCCGCCGACTGCAGCTCAGTGCACCGCTAGCCCCGTACACCACGTTCCGTATCGGCGGTCCGGCCGATGTGCTGCTCGAGGCGCAGACGGCCGATGAACTGGCGACGGCGATCACGGCCGCGAAGCAGGCCGGAATTTCATGGTTCGTTCTCGGGCTGGGGGCGAATGTCCTGATCGGTGATCGGGGCATCCGCGGCCTCGTGATCCGGAATGCGGCGGCCGCCCACACGATTTCCGACGACGGGACAGTGTGGTCGGAGAGCGGCACCATCATGCAGGAGCTGGTGCTCGACACCGTACGGGCCGGGTGGTCGGGGCTCGAGCACTACATCGGCATCCCCAGCACCGTCGGTGGGGCGCTCTGGCAGAACCTGCATTTCCTCTCGCCGGCCCCCGAGCGCGAGCGGACGATGTTTATCGCCGAAGTGTTCGCGTCGTGCGAGATCCTCGCCGAAGAGGGCGACCGCAAGGTGGTCGACGCCGACTACATCCAGTTCGGCTACGATGACACCGTCTTCCACCACCGCCGGGATGTCGTCCTGAGCGCGACGTTCCAACTCACCAAGGCCGATCCGGCCCGTCTCCATCAGATTCTGCAGGAAAATCTGTCGTGGCGCGGCTCGAGACACCCGTGGTTGCAGGTGCACCCCAGCGCCGGCTCCATCTTCAAAAAGATCGAAGGGGTGGGTGCCGGGCGCCTGATCGATCAGTGCGGGCTCAAGGGCTTCCGGGTAGGCGATGCGCAAATCTCGCACATCCACGCCAACATCCTGGTCAATCTGGGACACGCCACGGCGGCCGACGTGCGGGCACTGGTGGCCCACGCCCAGGCGGCCGTGAAGGAACGATTCGGCTACGAACTACAGCCCGAGGTCGGGTTCATCGGGGAGTTTTAAGCGCCGTTCTCTGCGAGTGCTCGCGCCGTTCTCTGCGATTCCTGCGCTCTCTGCGCCTCCGCGTGATCAGTTCCACGGGCCTCCGTCGAGAACCGATCGCGCGGAGGCGCAGAGAACGCAGAGGCCGCAGAGGAAACGAAAAGGAGGGGAACTGTGTCGAAACGCACATGAGACGTGGTCCGTAGCGTTAGGACCTGCCCTGTCCGTCCCCTCCGATCCCCTCCCGACGTGCTCCGTCGTTTCTTTTTCGTTGCCGCGTTGGTCGTGCTCGGCTTCTCCGCCGCGACACCCGCCGCCGCCCAGCAGGTGGATGTGATCCGCGGCCGGATCACCGGCACCGAGAATGAGCCGCTCGACAACGTCGCCGTCGTGGTCACCTCGATCTCGGGCAATGTGAATCGCACGGCCCGCACCGATCGCACCGGCCGCTTCACCGTGACCTTCCCCGGTGGCGACGGGGACTACATGGTGAGCGTGACCGCCCTCGGCTACAGCGTGAAGCGCTTCGAAGTGAAACGCGGCGCCGACGAGGACATCCTCATTGCCGACGCCAAGCTGTCCAAGGTGGGCGCGGTCCTCGACGCCGTAAAAGTCACGGCGGCTCGTGAGAAGGTGTCACGCAACGACGTGCAGCAGGACGTGGGCGGCACCGAGCGCGTGATTGCCAACAACAACGCGCTGCCGCCCGATCAGATGGGTGACCTGGCGGCGATGGCCGCCACGCTGCCTGGTGTGCAGCTTGTGCCCGGTCAGGACGGCGGCGCGAACGGTTTCTCGGTGCTCGGACTTGGTGCCGACCAGAACAACACCACCCTCAACGGCATGATGTTCGGCGGCGCAGGT
This region of Gemmatimonas groenlandica genomic DNA includes:
- a CDS encoding M16 family metallopeptidase, yielding MPAPFGARPDLRHLFIAALLAVAIPAATPQLLPAQSRAELAKVVRRKVLTNGMEVIVVENHGVPIATLEIDVRNGAFTQSPEYAGLAHMYEHMFFKANKDLPDAEAFNDRAAELGAVFNGTTQEERVNYFLTLPADSVAGGLRFLASALVNPSFRDDELKREKEVVLGEYDRNEAQPGFAFQQKATELLYPGQFSRKNTIGDRTVIANVTPAQMREIQRKYYVPNNSALIVTGDVDPEKVFVLAEQVFGAWPRGEDPFKADPIPPIPALDGNKAHISEEPINAVAVLIQWQGPSVGKDPGATFAADVFSDVLNTPGSTFQKNLVDTGLWQGVGVNYYTLNQTGPISISGQTTPDKYRAAMAALEREIARFTDPTYVTTRELEAVKAQRTVSSAFGIEKASEIAHTIGFWWSVSNLDYFIGYTDTMAQQRITDLLRYTTTYIAGKPRVTSVLLSSDARRSIGLTEKELLAPALRPVVRP
- the murB gene encoding UDP-N-acetylmuramate dehydrogenase, with product MTPAQIADALVAASASESTPLDRRRLQLSAPLAPYTTFRIGGPADVLLEAQTADELATAITAAKQAGISWFVLGLGANVLIGDRGIRGLVIRNAAAAHTISDDGTVWSESGTIMQELVLDTVRAGWSGLEHYIGIPSTVGGALWQNLHFLSPAPERERTMFIAEVFASCEILAEEGDRKVVDADYIQFGYDDTVFHHRRDVVLSATFQLTKADPARLHQILQENLSWRGSRHPWLQVHPSAGSIFKKIEGVGAGRLIDQCGLKGFRVGDAQISHIHANILVNLGHATAADVRALVAHAQAAVKERFGYELQPEVGFIGEF